The Porphyromonas pogonae genome segment AGGCCTGCATAGCCATGGCCCACAACAAGATTGAAAAAATTACTAATTTCCTTTTCATAATATCAGTAGTAAAATAGATTGATCAAGATAATATCTCATAGGAGCTATACACTCCGCTTGGTACACATAATACAATTAAACGGCAGTACGGAGGCAAAAGTATACGCACGGTACTTTTACAACGCTTTTACAGGAGTATCAGCCTCCCCTCTCCACCACAAACAATAAGTACACTGCCGAGATCAGGATGCTATCTCTGCACTCAGCCCAGGTTATACCGTTGCCAGAATCCCCCGTCTTCGGGAATAGCGTCGTGCGTAACCATAAGGATGGTGATCTCATCCTTGCGAAAGGCTTCGAGTAACTCGGAGAACTGTGTCTGAGCCGTGTTATCGAGAAAGCTCATCGGTTCGTCGAGGATGAGTATTTCGGGATCCGAAGCCAAAGCCCTTGCCAGCAACACCCGCTGGAGCTGCCCTCCACTGAGGCGACCTATAGGAGCAGTGCTCTTGCACTCCAGACTCACTGCCTGAAGCAAGTGCGCTACACGTTGCTTCCGTTCGATACGAGGCATGCCTCCAGGCAGTCCGGAATCTATCACCTCGGCTACATTGATGGGAAAAGCATGATCGATGCGACTGATCTGCGGCAAATAACCCATAGCGGGTTTGCCACATACATTCCCCGCTACATCATAAAAACGGAGCGATCCGCCTAAGAGCGGAGTAAGCCCCAGTATCGTTTTGATGAGTGTCGTTTTACCACCGCCGTTAGGCCCTGTAATAGCCCAATGCTCCGACCTGTGCACAGTAAAGTCGACATGCTGCCTGACAATGCGATCCTTATAGCCTATTACAGCATCGCTGATTTCAATGATGGGCTTGGTCTGCATGAGCTATGGAACGTGCCACGTGATACATCTGCGCCTTCCAGTCACCGTCCAGAGGGTTTATTGTCACAATCTCAGCATTGATCTCCTGAGCTATATTTCGGATAATATCCGTATTGAACTCCGGTTGCAACAGTACTACCTTCACGTGGTCGTGCCGTGCGCGGTCTATAAGATCTCTGAGCTGGGCGGGATTAGGGTCTTTGCCATGTTGCTCCACTACCAGTTGGGTAAGGTTGAAGTCCTTGGCAAAGTCGGTAAGCGACGGGTGGAATATCACAAAGGAGCGTGAAGTAACACCGCTCAAGATAGACTTGATATCGGCACCCACTTTATCGATGTCAGCCACGAGGGAGTTATAATTGCGCTCCATCATCTTCATAGATATCGAGTCATGGGGATCACTGAGACTAACCAGTGCGGCATAGGTGTTACGGGCAAGTTCCAATGCACCGGAGATGCTTGTCCAGTAGTGCGGATCAGTACAGATATGTGTATCGTCGTGCTTATGATCGCTATTGCATGTGCCGTTGTTATTGCCGGGAGCAGACGTGCACCCGCCTACTTGCGGTTCCATATCAAATAGTTTGATACCGGCATTCACCTCGCCTATGCGTTTCACCCAATTCTTTTCAAACCCGAGTTGGCCTATGTAAAAATACGCTTCACAGTCAGCCAGTTGTTGCATCTCCTGTGGGGAGGGATCGTAAGTCTCTGGGCTCTGCCCTTTGGGCACCAATGTGACAACGTCAAAGAGTGTATCGGCAATAGTCTTGATGATGGCCTTTTGAGGCTCTATCGTCACTGCAATCTGCTTTTTCCGCTTCGCAGCCGGGGTGCATGAAAAGAGTGTAAATCCGATAAAAAGCAATGAAAAATACCGGAAGTATATATGCTTCATGTTAAACGAGTAATGTTAAAATTGATTTTTCCAATAATTCTATCAAAGGTAATAATAATGTATCGGAAAAAACGCCCATCCCATAAGTATCTCCAAAGAAATAAACACCTAAAGCTTTATACCTTATATGATTTGAGTGATAATTCATTACTTTTGTATATCATATGGATAACAAATCCGTGCACGAGGCATAAACACCGGCACAGGATATTCTTATTGCATTATTTGATTCAATTTTACATGAAATATATCAATTCCAAGTCTACAAACGGCTGCTGCCGTATGAACAAGACCGGTAGCAACGGTTGTCTGAAGACTCAACTTAATACATTTGACTGGCTCACGGATATACCTCACTTCCATGAATCCGGCGATTACGTGGAAGTGCAGTTCAAAAACACGCGCAAGGGCTACTACCTCAAC includes the following:
- a CDS encoding metal ABC transporter ATP-binding protein, with amino-acid sequence MQTKPIIEISDAVIGYKDRIVRQHVDFTVHRSEHWAITGPNGGGKTTLIKTILGLTPLLGGSLRFYDVAGNVCGKPAMGYLPQISRIDHAFPINVAEVIDSGLPGGMPRIERKQRVAHLLQAVSLECKSTAPIGRLSGGQLQRVLLARALASDPEILILDEPMSFLDNTAQTQFSELLEAFRKDEITILMVTHDAIPEDGGFWQRYNLG
- a CDS encoding metal ABC transporter solute-binding protein, Zn/Mn family — its product is MKHIYFRYFSLLFIGFTLFSCTPAAKRKKQIAVTIEPQKAIIKTIADTLFDVVTLVPKGQSPETYDPSPQEMQQLADCEAYFYIGQLGFEKNWVKRIGEVNAGIKLFDMEPQVGGCTSAPGNNNGTCNSDHKHDDTHICTDPHYWTSISGALELARNTYAALVSLSDPHDSISMKMMERNYNSLVADIDKVGADIKSILSGVTSRSFVIFHPSLTDFAKDFNLTQLVVEQHGKDPNPAQLRDLIDRARHDHVKVVLLQPEFNTDIIRNIAQEINAEIVTINPLDGDWKAQMYHVARSIAHADQAHH